A genomic window from Parasteatoda tepidariorum isolate YZ-2023 chromosome 10, CAS_Ptep_4.0, whole genome shotgun sequence includes:
- the LOC139424778 gene encoding helicase POLQ-like has product MDSPSFSAFLNNVSNLNEDFSFVTSTPVAKKRLKRTYDDLEQLNPCNITCEFMDGGDFSEYLKPLDESSEKVEENKEVEPINVIQNSSCPLFPDDSLTLKEKEDLNNSNTFFLSQSKFPKGLPQTSVLSSSRNYPTSSESISSRIIQKLKHNVSSSPKSPFSRQLKRTSLLFALNEAQKLHEQLSQTSVGPFFGLPSKMISLLKSHKGIEELYTWQNECLMLPAVKQKRNLIYSLPTSGGKTLVAEILIIRELLCYFKDAILVLPYISLVQEKVRGLAPFAVDLDFVIEECAGIKGTIPPRRRRKRHTLYICTIEKAHSLVNSMIEDKRMGEIGLVVVDELHMIGEKGGRGAVLESLLTKVLFTSKTTQIIGMSATLSNMSDLQSFLNADIYEKDFRPIELKEFVKIGNELYEMVDKRAEEWRLARTLDFGYSKEMLCRDPDMVTGLIMEVIPKNSCLVFCPTKKHCENVARTICQLMPDHMTDHKKEEREALIKTLIEDGNGNICDILKLCLKYGVAYHHSGLTMDERKLIEESYLNGTLCCLTCTSTLAAGVNLPAKRVILRAPYVGSEFITYSRYKQMIGRAGRAGIDSSGESILIIKPCDKLNVGKLLTSDMDLCQSNYITEPQLLDILLLSLVGLNIATTVKEVYSFMGHTLASIQNKKVGCTPSTIFEENMQNLCEHGMLLCKEDNAGEKKFCITDLGKASFRGGVNVSTMEEFVKRLRGGLNGLALHSHLHLLYLVTPAEYSSSITFAPDIFFQKYSKLSAVDIVAAEQIGITERMVMLMASGRSLGKKQTVMHHFYITLILYDLWNQETIWSVSQKYQVHRGVIQNLLNSTTALAGTLSNFCKELKEFWAYQQLLPDFVKMLSYCVTMELIPLMELPAVKRGRAKQLYVAGFKTLADVARAHPRDLVDKLMHMNYKTANQIISAAKMIIMEKAEALQEEAENLMEEFDKNFSLLTEVS; this is encoded by the coding sequence atgGATTCTCCGAGTTTTTCAGCCTTTCTGAATaatgtctcaaatttaaatgaagatttttcttttgttacttCGACTCCTGTTGCAAAAAAGAGACTAAAGAGAACTTATGATGACTTAGAACAGCTTAATCCCTGCAATATAACTTGTGAGTTCATGGATGGTGGagatttttctgaatatttgaaACCACTGGATGAATCAAGTGAAAAAGTGGAAGAAAATAAAGAGGTAGAACCCATCAATGTTATACAAAATAGTTCCTGTCCATTGTTTCCTGATGATTCATTGAcactaaaagaaaaagaggatcTGAacaattcaaatacattttttctttcacagTCTAAATTTCCAAAAGGACTCCCACAGACTTCAGTTCTCTCTAGTTCTAGAAATTACCCTACTTCTAGTGAAAGTATATCTTCTCGtattattcagaaattaaaacaCAATGTTTCTTCTAGTCCTAAGTCACCATTTTCAAGACAATTAAAACGAACTAgtcttttatttgctttaaatgaaGCTCAAAAGTTACATGAACAGCTTTCACAGACATCTGTTGGACCCTTTTTTGGTTTGCCATCGAAAATGATATCTCTACTAAAGTCTCACAAAGGTATTGAAGAATTGTATACTTGGCAAAATGAATGTTTGATGTTGCCAGCtgtaaaacagaaaagaaatcttatttattctttacCTACTAGTGGAGGTAAAACTTTAGTTGCTGAAATTCTTATTATTAGAGAATTATTATGCTACTTCAAAGATGCTATTTTAGTTTTGCCTTATATATCACTAGTTCAAGAGAAAGTTCGTGGCTTAGCACCATTTGCAGTAGATTTGGATTTTGTGATTGAAGAATGTGCTGGTATTAAAGGGACTATTCCACCTCGAAGACGCCGAAAAAGACACACTCTGTATATTTGCACAATAGAGAAAGCTCATTCCCTTGTTAACTCAATGATTGAGGACAAGCGAATGGGTGAAATTGGTCTTGTAGTTGTTGATGAGCTTCATATGATTGGAGAGAAAGGTGGTCGAGGAGCTGTGCTCGAAAGTTTGTTAACTAAAGTTCTTTTCACTTCTAAGACTACACAAATAATTGGAATGAGCGCTACGCTCAGCAACATGTCCGATCTCCAATCTTTCCTCAATGCtgatatttatgaaaaagattttagacCTATTGAATTGAAGGAATTTGTCAAAATTGGCAATGAACTGTATGAAATGGTTGACAAACGAGCTGAGGAATGGCGCCTGGCTCGTACATTAGATTTTGGATATTCAAAGGAAATGTTGTGCCGTGATCCAGATATGGTAACTGGTTTAATAATGGAAGTTATACCAAAAAATTCCTGTTTGGTATTTTGCCCCACAAAAAAACATTGTGAAAATGTAGCTAGGACCATTTGTCAACTAATGCCGGATCACATGACTGATCACAAAAAAGAAGAGAGGGAAGCTctaataaaaacattgattGAAGATGGCAATGGAAATATTTGTGATATcttaaaactatgtttaaaatatggGGTTGCTTATCATCACAGTGGACTTACAATGGATGAACGTAAATTAATTGAAGAATCTTATCTTAATGGAACACTTTGCTGTTTAACTTGCACTTCAACATTAGCTGCTGGTGTGAATTTACCTGCTAAAAGAGTTATTCTTCGAGCTCCTTATGTGGGTTCTGAGTTTATCACTTATAGTCGGTATAAACAAATGATAGGCAGAGCTGGAAGGGCAGGAATTGATAGTTCAGGTGaaagtatattaattattaaacctTGTGATAAGCTGAATGTTGGTAAACTTCTAACATCTGATATGGATCTGTGTCAAAGTAATTACATTACTGAACCTCAACTTTTAGACATACTTCTATTGAGTTTAGTAGGTTTAAATATTGCCACAACTGTAAAAGAAGTTTATTCTTTTATGGGTCATACCTTAGCatcaattcaaaacaaaaaagttggCTGTACCCCTAGTACAATTTTTGAAGAGAACATGCAAAACTTATGTGAACATGGGATGTTGCTATGTAAGGAGGATAATGCAggggagaaaaaattttgtattactgATTTGGGGAAAGCTTCTTTTCGTGGAGGTGTGAATGTTTCAACAATGGAAGAGTTTGTAAAGAGACTGCGTGGGGGATTAAATGGTTTGGCTTTGCATTCccatttgcatttattatatcTTGTGACGCCTGCAGAATACTCATCATCAATAACCTTTGCCcctgatatattttttcaaaagtattctaAATTAAGTGCTGTAGATATTGTTGCTGCTGAACAAATTGGCATAACAGAACGGATGGTTATGCTTATGGCTAGTGGACGCTCATTAGGCAAAAAACAAACTGTTAtgcatcatttttatattactttaatctTGTATGATTTGTGGAATCAAGAGACTATATGGTCAGTGTCCCAAAAATACCAGGTGCATCGTGgtgttattcaaaatttgctcAATAGCACTACTGCCTTAGCTGGTACATtgagtaatttttgtaaagagCTTAAAGAATTTTGGGCTTACCAACAATTGTTGccagattttgttaaaatgttatctTACTGTGTCACAATGGAGTTGATACCTCTCATGGAGCTGCCGGCTGTCAAGCGTGGAAGAGCTAAGCAACTGTATGTGGCTGGTTTTAAAACGCTGGCAGATGTGGCTAGAGCTCATCCTAGAGACTTAGTTGACAAATTGATGCACATGAATTATAAAACTGctaatcaaattatttctgCTGCCAAAATGATTATTATGGAGAAAGCTGAAGCTTTGCAAGAAGAGGCTGAGAACCTAATGGAAGAGTTTGATAAAAACTTCTCATTACTAACAGAAGTTAGTTAG